In the genome of Vicia villosa cultivar HV-30 ecotype Madison, WI linkage group LG7, Vvil1.0, whole genome shotgun sequence, one region contains:
- the LOC131619049 gene encoding uncharacterized protein LOC131619049: MSQSSPSKKSPPPSETASGSRAPNVVSDQDVVLNAVPLNTVPATDPVRSLPRKMHARKSTGGSVPETFSAQGKEGSAYVHNVIAGLVTRILNEGQKVEGISVPLAQAPASENSRDDQDDASKDQVDVETSEDNNVDISGAKDIETSEAKDVETSGTKDAEILETEKAEEVPATPSKETLKEGPTVNDVVDLDSLADPIDIADDELISSISHRVKTRKGKQVCDQPPSKPKATPQTKVTKEKIKKALTESSKTGSKVAVKKRKERSASDPEDNVLSDVPDIPSKKRHAVTKASTTVPDIPLDNIYLHYASNAMQWKYVFQRRLALERELANDALECQEIMKLIKSAGLLKTVTHFPKCYEMLVKEFIVNLSQDCADGKAEDFHKVYVRRKCIEFSPTVVNLYLGRNDEAQPELEVTDNEVCKVITGGKVKKWPIKSKLSASSLNVRYALLHKIGAANWVPTNHTSTIAVGLGRFIYAVGTKTKFDYGTYIFDQIMKHVGTSATKMPIAFPSLICGIILNQYPGILKAKDSVCKRESALSFHHKLLQRSDDMTSAGTSQTSKSVSKSSLIAELKETCKELDNRKMKLEKLIQSLEQSVDDDHAGGSEGAGSGDDEDNGADSGDDEEAEDSEGAEETESSDAGEEIGGSSAEETDESDN; the protein is encoded by the coding sequence ATGTCTCAGAGTTCTCCCTCAAAGAAATCGCCTCCTCcctctgaaacagcatcaggGTCTAGGGCACCAAATGTGGTGAGTGATCAAGATGTTGTGTTGAATGCTGTGCCATTGAACACTGTTCCAGCTACCGATCCTGTTCGTAGTCttccaagaaagatgcatgcaagaaaatcgaCTGGTgggtctgttccagaaaccttttctgcTCAGGGTAAAGAGGGCTCGGCATATGTTCACAATGTGATCGCAGGTCTTGTcacaagaatcttgaatgaaggacAGAAGGTAGAAGGAATATCTGTTCCTTTAGCCCAAGCTCCGGCCTCTGAGAACAGCAGAGACGATCAAGATGATGCTAGCAAAGATCAGgttgatgttgagacatctgaagaTAACAATGTTGATATCTCTGGTGCTAAAGATATTGAGACATCTGAagctaaagatgttgaaacatctggaACTAAAGATGCTGAGATTCTTGAAACAGAGAAAGCTGAAGAGGTCCCTGCTACTCCTTCTAAAGAAACTCTTAAAGAAGGCCCTACTGTGAATGATGTGGTGGATCTGGATAGTCTGGCTGATCCTATTGACATTGCTGATGATGAGCTCATATCTAGCATCTCTCATAGAGTCAAGACTCGAAAGGGAAAACAGGTTTGTGATCAACCTCCTTCCAAACCTAAAGCTACTCCTCAAACGAAGGTTACCAAAGAAAAGATCAAGAAGGCCCTTACTGAATCTTCAAAAACTGGGAGCAAGGTTGCTGtgaagaagaggaaagaaagaagTGCTTCTGACCCTGAAGACAATGTcttaagtgatgtccctgacatcccttCAAAGAAAAGGCATGCTGTCACCAAAGCCTCCACTACTGTTCCTGATATTCCCTTGGACAACATCTATCTGCACTATGCTTCAAATGCTATGCAATGGAAGTATGTTTTTCAGCGAAGATTGGCTTTGGAAAGAGAACTTGCAAATGATGCTCTTGAATGtcaagaaatcatgaagctcatcaAATCTGCAGGTTTGCTTAAAACTGTTACCCATTTTCCTAAATgctatgaaatgcttgtgaaggaGTTTATAGTCAATTTATCTCAAGATTGTGCTGATGGGAAAGCTGAGGATTTTCATAAggtgtatgttagaagaaaatgtATAGAATTCTCCCCAACTGTTGTTAACCTCTATCTAGGTAGGAATGAtgaggctcaacctgagcttgaagtgactGATAATGAGGTGTGCAAAGTGATCACTGGTGGTAAGGTTAAGAAGTGGCCCATAAAGAGTAAACTGTCTGCTAGTTCTCTTAATGTCAGGTATGCATTGCTACACAAAATTGGTGCTGCTAACTGGGTGCCTACCAATCATACATCTACCATTGCAGTTGGCCTAGGAAGATTCATATATGCTGTGGGAACCAAGACTAAGTTTGATTATGGAACTTACAtatttgatcaaattatgaagCATGTTGGTACCTCTGCTACAAAGATGCCCATTGCTTTTCCTTCCCTGATATGTGGGATTATTCTTAATCAGTACCCTGGGATTCTGAAAGCTAAAGACTCTGTGTGCAAGAGGGAGAGTGCCTTGTCCTTCCATCATAAGTTGCTCCAAAGATCAGATGACAtgacatctgctgggacatcacaAACCAGCAAATCTGTCTCCAAATCCTCCCTTATTGCTGAGCTGAAAGAGACTTGTAAAGAGTTGGAcaataggaagatgaagcttgaaaaGCTCATTCAGAGTCTTGAGCAGTCTGTAGATGATGACCATGCTGGTGGAAGTGAAGGTGCTGGtagtggtgatgatgaagataatGGTGCTGATAGTGGTGATGATGAAGAGGCTGAGGATAGTGAAGGTGCTGAAGAGACTGAGAGTAGTGATGCTGGTGAAGAGATTGGTGGCTCTAGTGCTGAAGAAACTGATGAATCTGACAATTAG